The following proteins come from a genomic window of Paenibacillus antri:
- a CDS encoding ABC transporter permease, giving the protein MELGTTTKAAKRTGIAARRRAEAWRLVRNNLDMYALLLPGLLFLLIFKYVPMYGILIAFQNFNIFDGISGSEWVGGEQFVKLTQSEEFAQVFRNTLLISFYKIAILFPIPIAIALFLNEVSKMWFKRSVQTIIYLPHFLSWVIIAGLFINILSPSSGLVNRAIEAFGGQPISFLLDNDWFRSVVVFTAGWKESGWNAIIFIAAIAGIDQEQYEAAAIDGASRLQQMWYITLPGIMATIVLVFILRIGYLLDAGTEQILTLYNAVVYETGDVIGTYVYRIGLGKMDYSFSTAVGLFNSVIGFLLVVTGNWLSRKFLHRSIW; this is encoded by the coding sequence ATGGAACTGGGTACGACGACGAAGGCCGCGAAGCGAACCGGCATCGCCGCGCGAAGGAGGGCCGAGGCATGGAGGCTCGTCCGCAACAACTTGGACATGTATGCGCTGCTGCTGCCCGGCCTGTTGTTCTTGCTGATCTTTAAATACGTCCCGATGTACGGCATTCTGATCGCGTTCCAAAATTTTAACATTTTCGACGGGATCTCGGGCAGCGAGTGGGTCGGCGGCGAGCAGTTCGTCAAGCTGACGCAGTCGGAGGAGTTCGCGCAGGTGTTCCGGAACACGCTGTTGATCAGCTTCTATAAGATCGCGATTTTATTCCCGATTCCGATCGCGATCGCGTTGTTCTTGAACGAGGTTTCGAAAATGTGGTTTAAGCGTTCCGTGCAGACGATCATTTACTTGCCGCATTTCCTGTCGTGGGTCATTATCGCCGGGTTGTTCATCAACATTCTGTCCCCTTCGAGCGGACTCGTGAATCGGGCGATCGAGGCGTTCGGGGGCCAGCCGATCTCGTTCCTGCTCGACAACGATTGGTTCCGCAGCGTGGTCGTATTTACCGCAGGCTGGAAGGAGTCGGGTTGGAACGCCATCATCTTCATCGCGGCGATCGCGGGCATCGATCAGGAGCAGTACGAAGCGGCGGCGATCGACGGCGCGAGCCGGCTGCAGCAGATGTGGTACATTACGCTCCCGGGCATCATGGCGACGATCGTGCTCGTGTTCATCCTCCGGATCGGTTATTTGTTGGATGCGGGCACGGAGCAAATCCTGACGCTCTACAACGCGGTCGTCTACGAGACCGGCGACGTAATCGGAACGTACGTCTACCGCATCGGCCTCGGCAAGATGGATTACAGCTTCAGCACGGCCGTCGGCTTGTTCAATTCCGTCATCGGCTTCCTGCTCGTCGTCACCGGCAACTGGCTGTCCAGAAAATTTCTGCATCGCAGCATCTGGTAA
- a CDS encoding carbohydrate ABC transporter permease, which yields MRRKSAGDAALDTFIYASLTIAALATLLPFANVFSKAFSAEWAVVSGKVGLWPIDFQLDTMKYVVTSESFLKALGISVFLAGVGTLLSILLTAVTAYPLSKRHLPGTGAILVLFVFTMLFSGGIIPNYLLIRELGLMNNLWSLILPAMISVFNMLVIKSYYESLPESLEEAAKLEGAGNLRVLFFIVLPLSGPVLATISLFYAVYFWNDFFHPMLYINNPSLRPLQLYLRDIVMEADTTQGGVEKTLDELMNLTPEGIRAATVIASTVPILLVYPYLQKYFIKGVLIGSVKG from the coding sequence ATGAGAAGAAAATCCGCAGGAGACGCCGCGTTGGATACGTTCATCTACGCCTCGTTAACGATCGCCGCGCTCGCCACGCTGCTGCCCTTCGCCAACGTGTTCTCGAAGGCGTTCAGCGCCGAGTGGGCGGTCGTCTCGGGCAAGGTCGGCCTCTGGCCGATCGACTTCCAATTGGACACGATGAAGTACGTCGTCACGTCCGAATCGTTCCTCAAGGCGCTCGGCATCTCCGTCTTTCTGGCCGGCGTCGGCACGCTGCTGTCCATTCTGTTGACCGCTGTAACCGCCTATCCGCTGTCGAAGCGTCATCTGCCGGGCACCGGCGCGATTCTCGTGTTGTTCGTCTTCACGATGCTGTTCAGCGGCGGCATCATTCCGAATTACTTGCTGATCCGGGAGCTGGGCCTGATGAACAATCTGTGGTCGCTCATCCTGCCGGCGATGATCAGCGTCTTCAATATGCTCGTCATCAAGAGCTACTACGAAAGCTTGCCGGAAAGTCTGGAGGAAGCGGCGAAGCTCGAGGGCGCGGGCAATCTTCGGGTGTTATTCTTCATCGTGCTGCCGCTCAGCGGACCGGTGCTCGCCACGATCTCGCTGTTTTACGCGGTGTATTTTTGGAACGACTTCTTCCATCCGATGCTGTACATCAATAACCCCAGCCTCAGGCCGCTGCAGCTGTACTTGCGCGATATCGTCATGGAAGCCGACACGACGCAAGGCGGGGTCGAGAAGACGTTGGACGAATTGATGAACCTGACGCCGGAAGGCATCCGAGCGGCGACCGTCATCGCGTCGACGGTTCCGATCCTGCTCGTCTATCCGTATTTGCAGAAGTACTTTATCAAAGGCGTTCTGATCGGTTCGGTGAAGGGGTAG
- a CDS encoding extracellular solute-binding protein, protein MNRLRRKKTGVLAMTAVLTLAAACSQTSGGDAGSQGAAAPQAGTKEETKEAAKPALKALHHWMKDDYNTYPVAKVIEEETGYKVQYDMLPQDKSEDKLNLIMASGEAYDYIFTVGGSSWKALYSDYAKRGALVDLGPLLEEHGPNIKASLSQRSWDMVTVDGNIYAIPFPSVEFVGASLAIRQDWLDLLGLPMPTTIDEFKSVLAAFKEKDPGGNGDQNIPMTINGDAPMVTNLVGAFGIANGWNPKDGALVPQPMDRGFPAYLTYMNELFAEGLLEKEFAVNKDATMKEKFSSGRTGVIPLHWADVPAVSDALQKNDPNAKIVFVPPLKGPDGQAALASNGGGLDRITFIPKSAKNAAETIKFINAKLETETFKRIAIGDEGTHYTFENGAYSPILPIFNDERNQANNYLTGVDENNYATYWQARVRKDPRLFAAWESINPLLDDALKAPDVLSTAPYLPEFARNNQTLGALVSEFAVKIIVGSETLDGLEAFQQKFNASGGEATAKEINDWYASK, encoded by the coding sequence ATGAATCGATTGCGGCGGAAAAAGACGGGGGTTCTGGCGATGACGGCGGTCCTGACGCTGGCGGCGGCCTGCAGCCAAACGTCGGGCGGGGACGCAGGAAGTCAGGGCGCGGCCGCGCCTCAGGCGGGGACGAAGGAAGAGACGAAGGAAGCCGCCAAGCCGGCGTTGAAGGCGCTTCACCACTGGATGAAGGACGATTACAATACGTATCCGGTCGCGAAGGTGATCGAAGAAGAGACGGGCTACAAGGTTCAATACGACATGCTTCCGCAAGACAAGTCGGAGGATAAGCTGAACTTGATCATGGCTTCGGGGGAGGCGTACGACTACATCTTCACCGTCGGCGGCTCCAGTTGGAAAGCGCTTTATTCCGACTACGCGAAGCGCGGCGCGCTCGTCGACCTCGGTCCGCTCCTCGAGGAGCACGGGCCGAACATCAAGGCGTCGTTATCTCAGAGGTCTTGGGACATGGTGACGGTCGACGGGAACATCTACGCGATTCCGTTCCCGTCGGTCGAGTTCGTGGGGGCGAGCCTCGCGATTCGCCAGGATTGGCTGGATCTGCTGGGCCTTCCGATGCCGACGACGATCGATGAATTCAAGAGCGTGCTGGCGGCGTTCAAGGAGAAGGATCCCGGCGGCAACGGCGATCAGAACATTCCGATGACGATCAACGGGGACGCCCCGATGGTGACGAATTTGGTCGGCGCCTTCGGCATCGCGAACGGCTGGAACCCGAAGGACGGCGCGCTCGTCCCGCAGCCGATGGACCGGGGCTTTCCCGCCTATTTGACCTACATGAACGAACTGTTCGCGGAAGGGCTGTTGGAAAAGGAGTTCGCCGTCAACAAAGACGCGACGATGAAAGAGAAGTTCTCGAGCGGCCGGACGGGCGTCATTCCGCTGCACTGGGCGGACGTTCCCGCCGTCTCCGACGCGCTGCAGAAGAACGATCCGAACGCGAAGATCGTCTTCGTGCCGCCGCTGAAGGGGCCGGACGGCCAGGCGGCGCTCGCGAGCAACGGCGGGGGATTGGATCGCATTACGTTCATTCCGAAGTCGGCGAAGAACGCGGCCGAGACGATCAAATTCATCAACGCGAAGCTGGAGACGGAGACGTTCAAGCGGATCGCCATCGGAGACGAGGGGACGCATTATACGTTCGAAAACGGCGCGTACAGCCCGATTCTGCCGATCTTCAACGACGAACGGAACCAAGCGAACAACTACTTGACGGGCGTCGACGAGAACAACTACGCGACGTATTGGCAAGCGAGGGTGCGGAAGGATCCGCGGCTGTTCGCGGCGTGGGAATCGATCAATCCGCTGTTGGACGATGCGTTGAAAGCGCCGGACGTGCTGTCGACGGCTCCGTACTTGCCGGAATTCGCGAGAAACAATCAGACGTTGGGCGCGCTGGTGTCGGAGTTCGCCGTGAAGATCATCGTCGGCAGCGAGACGCTGGACGGTCTCGAAGCGTTCCAGCAGAAGTTCAACGCCTCCGGCGGAGAAGCGACGGCCAAGGAAATCAACGACTGGTACGCATCGAAATAA